From Achromobacter spanius, a single genomic window includes:
- a CDS encoding SDR family NAD(P)-dependent oxidoreductase, with protein sequence MISMQDKRVLVTGAGRGLGAAIAQGFARQGAQVIVTDVDAALATASAQAIIAGGGHAAHAALDVTDAQAVRAFATGCAARHGPLDILVNNAGISARAPFDDPHTPEIWARVMQVNLQGTFNVTHAFVEQLKATRGAIVNLCSIVAYGCGISTAGYVVSKGGVRSFTEVLARDLAPYGVRVNAVAPGLMETEMTAGQRAQANGTDWYMGRAPMARAGRADEIVGPILFLASDLASYVNGVVLPVDGGYLAV encoded by the coding sequence ATGATCTCGATGCAAGACAAGCGCGTCCTCGTGACGGGTGCCGGGCGCGGCCTGGGCGCCGCCATTGCGCAGGGCTTCGCGCGCCAAGGCGCGCAGGTGATCGTGACCGACGTGGACGCGGCGCTGGCCACCGCCTCGGCGCAAGCCATCATTGCGGGCGGCGGCCATGCCGCGCATGCCGCGCTGGACGTGACTGATGCGCAGGCCGTGCGCGCCTTTGCCACCGGCTGCGCGGCCCGCCACGGGCCGCTGGACATCCTGGTCAACAACGCCGGCATCTCGGCGCGCGCGCCGTTCGACGATCCGCATACGCCCGAGATCTGGGCGCGCGTGATGCAAGTGAACCTGCAGGGCACGTTCAACGTCACGCATGCCTTTGTCGAGCAGCTCAAGGCCACGCGCGGCGCGATCGTCAACCTGTGTTCCATCGTGGCCTATGGCTGCGGCATTTCGACGGCGGGCTACGTCGTATCCAAGGGCGGGGTGCGCTCGTTCACGGAAGTGCTGGCCCGTGATCTCGCCCCCTACGGCGTGCGGGTGAACGCCGTGGCGCCCGGGCTGATGGAAACCGAGATGACCGCCGGGCAGCGCGCCCAGGCGAACGGCACCGACTGGTACATGGGACGCGCGCCCATGGCCCGCGCTGGGCGCGCCGACGAAATCGTCGGCCCCATCCTCTTCCTGGCCTCGGACCTGGCCAGCTATGTCAATGGCGTGGTGCTGCCGGTGGACGGCGGCTATCTGGCCGTTTAA
- a CDS encoding SDR family NAD(P)-dependent oxidoreductase: MSLGTALVTGGASGMGLAIVERLASDGFRVVMADRNAALADKESRALADRGLDVDHRVVDLADEAATRELARSLPPLAALVNNAGLFDERTFFDVTSDDYRRAFDVNLLAVATLTQEAARAMQPGAKIVNIASRAYLGAKNHPHYVASKAALVGYTRASAMELAGRGILVNAIAPGLIDTPLLRNLTPERMAAQLALQPTGRAGRPQDIANAVSFLAAPHMDFITGQVIFVDGGKSLGGSGA; the protein is encoded by the coding sequence ATGAGTCTGGGTACGGCGTTGGTCACGGGCGGTGCAAGCGGCATGGGCCTGGCGATCGTGGAACGGCTGGCGAGCGACGGCTTTCGCGTCGTGATGGCCGATCGCAATGCGGCGCTGGCGGACAAGGAATCACGGGCGCTGGCCGACCGGGGACTGGACGTCGACCATCGCGTCGTGGACCTCGCCGACGAGGCTGCCACGCGCGAACTGGCGCGGTCATTGCCGCCGCTGGCCGCGCTGGTGAACAACGCTGGCCTGTTTGACGAACGCACGTTCTTCGACGTGACGAGCGATGACTACCGCCGCGCCTTCGACGTCAACCTGCTGGCGGTCGCCACGCTGACGCAAGAGGCGGCGCGCGCCATGCAGCCGGGCGCCAAGATCGTGAACATCGCGTCGCGCGCCTATCTGGGCGCCAAAAATCACCCGCATTACGTCGCGTCGAAAGCGGCGCTGGTCGGCTACACCCGCGCATCCGCGATGGAGCTGGCCGGACGGGGCATCCTGGTCAACGCCATCGCCCCCGGCCTCATCGACACGCCATTGCTGCGCAACCTGACGCCGGAGCGCATGGCCGCGCAGCTGGCCCTGCAGCCCACCGGCCGCGCGGGCCGGCCGCAAGACATCGCCAATGCCGTGTCCTTTCTGGCCGCGCCGCATATGGACTTCATCACGGGCCAAGTCATCTTCGTGGATGGCGGCAAGTCGCTGGGCGGCTCGGGAGCGTAG
- a CDS encoding FAD-dependent oxidoreductase translates to MNHITWDKEVDALVVGSGAGGMAAALTAHEEGLEVLLIEKTDRIGGSTAISGGAVWIPLNAQTDAAGHPDRMDDVWTYLDQTVGTAAPEHMKRAYLDAGPRMMDYLVSRGLLQLAARTASPDYYPDRPGAAMGGRSLDPVEFDGRKLGSRFNQLRDPLKEFTVLGGMMVNITDVRHLLRATRSFAAWRHSMGLVLRYASDRARGYHRGTRLLLGNALAAQLFHGLLSRHVEYWLQAPALSLHRDADGRVLGATVSRDGTTLNVRVRRGVVMATGGFPWDAERRAQTYPQPTGSWSMSPRGNTGDGIRLSEQAGAAFGSGYASPAFWAPVSVLDAGNGTPLNYPHLVWDRAKPGLIAVNGAGKRFVNESTSYHEFVQAMYRSNETAPSIPAFLVCDQRFIDTWGLGLALPGGRPRQHLIDQGYLLQASTLAELAERLGMPAATLQATVERYNRHAAQGHDPDFGKGGTAYNRYLGDPEHQPNPCLAPLGKGPYYAVKVYPGDIGTACGIAANEHAQALDAAGAPIPALYVAGNDMQSVMGGAYPAPGITLGPALTFGWVAGQHLAHAQH, encoded by the coding sequence ATGAACCACATCACCTGGGACAAGGAAGTGGACGCACTCGTCGTGGGCTCCGGCGCGGGCGGCATGGCGGCGGCACTGACCGCGCACGAGGAAGGGCTGGAGGTATTGCTGATCGAGAAGACCGACCGCATCGGCGGGTCGACGGCGATATCCGGCGGCGCCGTGTGGATACCGCTGAACGCGCAGACGGACGCGGCGGGCCATCCGGACCGCATGGACGACGTGTGGACCTACCTCGATCAAACGGTGGGCACGGCGGCGCCCGAGCACATGAAGCGCGCCTACCTGGACGCGGGCCCGCGCATGATGGATTACCTCGTGTCCCGCGGCCTGCTGCAGCTTGCCGCGCGGACCGCTTCGCCCGACTACTACCCTGACCGCCCCGGCGCCGCAATGGGCGGGCGCTCGCTCGACCCGGTCGAATTCGATGGACGCAAGCTGGGCAGCCGCTTCAACCAGCTGCGCGATCCGCTGAAGGAATTCACCGTGCTCGGCGGCATGATGGTCAACATCACCGACGTGCGGCACCTGCTGCGCGCCACGCGTTCGTTCGCAGCCTGGCGGCACAGCATGGGGCTGGTGTTGCGCTACGCCTCGGACCGCGCCCGCGGTTACCACCGCGGCACCCGGTTGCTGCTCGGCAACGCGCTGGCGGCTCAGTTGTTCCATGGGCTGCTGTCGCGCCACGTCGAATACTGGCTGCAAGCGCCGGCGTTGTCGCTGCACCGTGACGCCGACGGACGCGTGCTGGGCGCGACAGTGTCACGGGACGGCACGACGCTGAACGTCCGCGTGCGCCGCGGCGTCGTAATGGCGACGGGCGGCTTTCCGTGGGATGCGGAAAGGCGCGCGCAAACGTACCCGCAGCCAACCGGCAGCTGGTCGATGTCCCCGCGCGGCAACACGGGCGACGGCATCCGGCTGTCGGAGCAGGCCGGCGCGGCTTTCGGAAGCGGCTACGCCAGTCCGGCATTCTGGGCGCCCGTCTCGGTCCTGGACGCCGGCAACGGGACGCCGCTCAATTACCCGCATCTGGTCTGGGACCGCGCCAAACCCGGGCTGATCGCCGTCAACGGCGCGGGCAAACGTTTCGTCAACGAATCGACCTCGTATCACGAGTTCGTGCAGGCCATGTATCGCAGCAACGAAACGGCTCCCAGCATCCCGGCATTCCTGGTCTGCGACCAGCGGTTCATCGACACGTGGGGCCTGGGCCTTGCCCTGCCGGGCGGGCGGCCCCGCCAGCACCTGATCGACCAGGGCTACCTGCTGCAGGCGTCCACGCTGGCTGAACTGGCCGAGCGGCTCGGCATGCCCGCCGCCACCCTGCAGGCCACTGTCGAACGCTACAACCGGCACGCCGCGCAAGGACACGATCCGGACTTCGGGAAAGGCGGGACCGCCTACAACCGCTACCTTGGCGATCCGGAACACCAGCCGAATCCCTGCCTCGCGCCACTTGGCAAAGGGCCGTATTACGCGGTCAAGGTGTACCCCGGCGACATCGGCACCGCCTGCGGCATCGCAGCCAACGAGCATGCCCAGGCACTGGACGCGGCCGGCGCGCCGATCCCCGCGCTTTACGTTGCGGGCAATGACATGCAGTCCGTGATGGGCGGCGCGTATCCCGCGCCCGGCATCACGCTCGGCCCCGCTTTGACCTTCGGCTGGGTGGCTGGACAGCACCTGGCCCATGCGCAACACTGA
- a CDS encoding glutathione S-transferase, whose protein sequence is MKIFFSPASPFVRKCMVIAHELGLVDRIEKLPSAAGPVARDQTIIPSNPLGQVPTFITDENQALFDSRVVCEYLNDLGGGTFFPAGKARWPVLAEQAMADGMLGAALLARYETVLRPEALRWDGWVEGQLGKVRDGLALIEKNAAGLEGRLDIGTITIGCALGYLDFRFPDLDWRASHPATAKWFEGFSQRPSMQATKP, encoded by the coding sequence ATGAAAATCTTCTTCTCGCCTGCTTCGCCTTTTGTACGCAAGTGCATGGTCATCGCCCATGAACTCGGCTTGGTCGACCGCATTGAAAAGCTGCCTAGCGCCGCCGGTCCCGTCGCCCGCGACCAGACCATCATCCCGAGCAACCCGCTGGGCCAGGTGCCCACGTTCATCACCGATGAAAACCAGGCGCTGTTCGACAGCCGCGTCGTCTGCGAGTATCTGAACGACCTGGGCGGCGGCACGTTCTTTCCGGCCGGCAAGGCCCGCTGGCCGGTGCTGGCCGAGCAGGCGATGGCCGACGGCATGCTGGGTGCGGCGCTGCTGGCGCGCTACGAGACCGTGCTGCGCCCCGAGGCGTTGCGCTGGGATGGCTGGGTTGAAGGCCAGCTTGGCAAGGTGCGCGACGGCCTCGCGCTCATCGAAAAGAACGCCGCAGGCCTCGAAGGCCGGTTGGACATCGGCACCATCACCATCGGCTGCGCGCTGGGCTACCTGGACTTCCGCTTCCCGGATCTGGACTGGCGCGCGTCGCACCCCGCCACGGCCAAGTGGTTCGAAGGCTTCAGCCAGCGTCCGTCGATGCAGGCCACCAAGCCTTGA
- a CDS encoding AraC family transcriptional regulator: MNAISSAPDDAVGSACAENRMAALLRGLAPDEGYNLTALPSVRVLRANRALARTPVLYDPGIVIVCQGRKRGYFGDRLYLYDEQHYLAVSVPVPFSMETDATPERPLLALYLHLDFALAAELASQIDAAGIPAVAQAPQSMLSTPMDDAMRTSVLRFIEAMSRPLEAAVLGPGLLRELYFRVLTGPQGGSMREALSLRGQFGRIGRSLRLIHAEYARPLDVTRLADEAGMSIPSFHSHFKAVTQVSPMQYVKSTRLHQARLLMVRQDLTAETASQAVGYTSPSQFSREFKRLFGLTPAAEARRMREGFALPAFADATYVSSH; this comes from the coding sequence ATGAACGCGATATCCTCGGCCCCTGACGACGCGGTGGGCTCTGCATGTGCTGAAAACCGCATGGCCGCGCTGCTGCGCGGTCTGGCGCCTGACGAGGGCTACAACCTGACCGCGTTGCCCAGCGTGCGCGTGCTGCGCGCCAACCGGGCGCTGGCGCGCACGCCGGTGCTGTATGACCCGGGCATCGTGATCGTCTGCCAGGGCCGCAAGCGCGGTTACTTCGGCGATCGGCTGTATCTGTACGACGAGCAGCATTACCTGGCCGTGTCCGTCCCGGTGCCCTTCAGCATGGAGACCGACGCAACGCCCGAGCGTCCGCTGCTGGCGCTGTACCTGCATCTGGACTTCGCGCTGGCCGCGGAACTGGCGTCGCAGATCGACGCTGCCGGCATCCCGGCAGTAGCCCAAGCGCCGCAAAGCATGTTGTCGACGCCGATGGATGACGCGATGCGTACGTCGGTGCTGCGATTCATCGAGGCCATGTCCCGGCCGCTGGAAGCCGCCGTGCTGGGACCGGGCCTGTTGCGCGAACTCTATTTCCGCGTGCTGACCGGACCGCAGGGCGGCTCGATGCGCGAAGCGTTGTCCCTGCGCGGGCAGTTTGGCCGGATCGGCAGATCCCTGCGCCTCATTCACGCGGAATACGCCCGGCCGCTGGACGTGACGCGGCTGGCGGATGAGGCAGGCATGAGCATCCCGAGCTTTCACAGCCATTTCAAGGCGGTGACGCAGGTCTCTCCCATGCAGTACGTGAAATCGACGCGCCTGCACCAGGCGCGTCTCTTGATGGTGCGGCAGGACCTGACGGCCGAGACGGCGAGCCAGGCGGTGGGCTACACGAGCCCGTCCCAGTTCAGCCGCGAGTTCAAGCGCCTGTTTGGCCTGACGCCGGCGGCAGAGGCGCGACGCATGCGCGAAGGCTTTGCCCTACCGGCGTTCGCGGACGCCACCTACGTGTCGTCACACTGA
- a CDS encoding oxidoreductase: protein MTSPKTLLITGVSSGFGRALAEEALAAGHRVVGTVRAEPARLAFESLSPGAAIGRALDVTDFDAIDSVVADIEASVGAIDVLVNNAGYGHEGVMEESPLSEMRRQFDVNVFGAVAMMKAVLPFMRQRRRGHILNITSMGGHITMPGIAYYCGSKFALEGISEALGKEVQPLGIAVTAVAPGSFRTDWAGRSMTRTPRAIADYDAIFDPIRKAREEKSGHQLGDPRKAARAMLAAINADHPPAHLLLGSDALGLVRGKLAALQEELTAWETVTKSTDG from the coding sequence ATGACCTCCCCCAAAACCCTGCTCATCACGGGCGTCAGCAGCGGCTTCGGCCGCGCCCTGGCCGAGGAAGCCCTTGCCGCAGGCCACCGCGTCGTCGGCACGGTGCGCGCCGAACCGGCCCGCCTCGCGTTTGAGAGCCTGTCGCCCGGCGCTGCAATCGGTCGCGCATTGGACGTCACCGACTTCGACGCCATCGACAGCGTCGTGGCCGATATCGAGGCCAGCGTCGGCGCCATCGACGTGCTGGTCAACAACGCGGGCTACGGCCATGAAGGCGTGATGGAAGAGTCGCCCCTGTCGGAAATGCGCCGCCAGTTCGACGTGAACGTGTTTGGCGCGGTCGCGATGATGAAGGCGGTCCTGCCCTTCATGCGCCAGCGCCGGCGCGGCCACATCCTGAACATCACGTCGATGGGAGGCCACATCACCATGCCGGGCATCGCGTACTACTGCGGCAGCAAGTTTGCGCTGGAGGGGATTTCCGAAGCCCTGGGCAAGGAAGTGCAGCCGCTGGGCATCGCCGTGACGGCGGTGGCGCCGGGATCGTTTCGCACCGACTGGGCCGGCCGATCCATGACGCGCACCCCTCGCGCCATTGCGGACTACGACGCCATCTTCGACCCCATCCGCAAGGCCCGCGAAGAGAAAAGCGGCCATCAATTGGGGGATCCGCGCAAGGCGGCGCGCGCCATGCTTGCGGCCATTAATGCCGATCATCCCCCCGCGCACCTGCTGCTGGGGAGCGACGCGCTGGGGTTGGTGCGGGGCAAGCTGGCCGCCTTGCAGGAAGAATTGACGGCGTGGGAGACGGTTACGAAATCCACAGATGGATAA
- a CDS encoding DUF3100 domain-containing protein yields MSHASASLASPSMPLSGRVRMLAAILLVVVISEAIGSVTFSVGPGKIVLQPMLWAIFIGAVVAAFGQRLPAGAGIDKAMQTRISGYLQYALLPFLAKLGLMVGGALPQVREAGWALVFQEFGHFFGTMAIGLPLALLLGIKREAIGATFSVGREPSLAIIGERYGMNSPEGRGVMAEYITGTVIGALFVALMAGFITSLNIFDPRSLAMGAGVGSGSMMAAGVGAIASQQTPEMAHQVAALAAAANLLTTVVGVYFTLFISLPTTIFLYGKLEPVLGRFSRGKNEAVVDDSVSEDVPAHGTKMGFGDRLTAYVICGLFALVGNRLGYNVPFADALPGMGIIVLLVVITDLVLRVVPKLPAVFVLSVIAMTAGCPGVLPYSDQIIAMVGKVNFLPFTTVILAMAGLSILKDLPAFRKLGWKIVVVSLAANAGTFMGATMIAEFFH; encoded by the coding sequence ATGTCTCATGCCAGCGCAAGCCTGGCCTCGCCTTCCATGCCGCTGTCGGGGCGCGTGCGCATGCTCGCCGCCATTCTGCTGGTGGTGGTCATTTCCGAAGCGATCGGCAGCGTCACGTTTTCGGTCGGTCCGGGCAAGATCGTCCTGCAGCCCATGTTGTGGGCCATTTTCATCGGTGCGGTGGTTGCGGCGTTTGGCCAGCGGCTGCCGGCGGGCGCCGGCATCGACAAGGCGATGCAGACCCGCATCAGCGGCTACCTGCAATACGCGCTGCTGCCATTCCTGGCCAAGCTGGGTCTGATGGTGGGCGGCGCCTTGCCGCAGGTGCGCGAGGCCGGATGGGCGCTGGTGTTCCAGGAGTTCGGCCACTTCTTCGGCACCATGGCCATCGGCCTGCCGCTGGCGCTGCTGCTCGGCATCAAGCGTGAAGCCATTGGCGCGACGTTCTCGGTGGGCCGTGAGCCCAGCCTGGCGATCATCGGCGAGCGCTACGGCATGAACTCGCCCGAAGGCCGCGGCGTCATGGCCGAATACATCACCGGCACGGTCATCGGCGCGCTGTTCGTGGCGTTGATGGCGGGCTTCATCACCAGCCTGAACATCTTCGATCCGCGCTCGCTCGCCATGGGCGCCGGCGTGGGCTCGGGCAGCATGATGGCCGCCGGCGTGGGCGCGATCGCCTCGCAGCAGACGCCGGAAATGGCGCATCAGGTCGCTGCGCTGGCCGCCGCGGCCAACCTGCTGACCACCGTGGTCGGCGTGTACTTCACGCTGTTCATCTCGCTGCCCACGACGATCTTCCTGTACGGCAAGCTGGAACCCGTGCTGGGCCGCTTCTCGCGCGGCAAGAACGAGGCCGTGGTCGACGACAGCGTGTCGGAAGACGTGCCCGCGCACGGCACGAAGATGGGCTTTGGCGACCGCCTGACCGCCTACGTCATCTGTGGCCTGTTCGCGCTGGTGGGCAACCGTCTGGGCTACAACGTGCCGTTCGCGGACGCGCTGCCCGGCATGGGCATCATCGTGCTGCTGGTCGTCATCACGGACCTGGTTCTGCGCGTCGTGCCCAAGCTGCCGGCCGTGTTCGTGCTGTCGGTGATCGCCATGACCGCGGGCTGCCCGGGCGTCCTGCCGTATTCGGACCAGATCATCGCGATGGTCGGCAAGGTCAATTTCCTGCCGTTCACGACGGTGATCCTGGCCATGGCCGGCTTGTCGATCCTGAAGGACCTGCCTGCGTTCCGCAAGCTGGGCTGGAAGATCGTGGTGGTGTCGCTGGCCGCCAATGCCGGTACGTTCATGGGCGCCACGATGATCGCGGAATTCTTCCACTGA
- a CDS encoding LysR family transcriptional regulator — MDEQLDARRTHYFMQVMSRGSVRGAAEALEMDPSAVSRAIAALERDCGMALFERRGRGLVPTDAGHILARYVKRQQDIQESFFSEIDSLRKAERGHIDLVLGEGFVELMFDRVLPGYWRSHPEVTLDIDVARTSEIVQRIVDDRAYIGLVFQPPNDARLRTHYSRPEPIRAIVRQDHPLTHLRRPLLLTDLADYPGASMQEGFGVRQHIQAAEISEQVRLHNVLTTSSFKALWQFAAAGIGYALTPPIAVTADMQAQRLASLPLANPILNQGSLHVLSRAGRHISPAARELLEHIVRGIGAHVAAPTDTVG; from the coding sequence ATGGACGAACAACTCGACGCGCGCCGCACCCATTACTTCATGCAGGTCATGAGCCGGGGCTCGGTGCGCGGCGCGGCCGAGGCGCTGGAAATGGACCCGTCCGCCGTCAGCCGCGCGATCGCCGCGCTGGAGCGCGACTGCGGCATGGCGCTGTTCGAACGCCGGGGACGCGGCCTCGTGCCCACCGACGCCGGACACATCCTGGCCCGCTATGTAAAGCGGCAGCAGGACATCCAGGAAAGCTTCTTTTCCGAGATCGACAGCCTGCGCAAAGCCGAACGCGGCCACATCGATCTGGTGCTGGGCGAAGGCTTTGTGGAGCTGATGTTCGACCGCGTGCTGCCGGGCTACTGGCGCAGCCATCCCGAAGTCACGCTGGATATCGACGTGGCCCGCACGTCAGAGATCGTCCAGCGCATCGTCGACGACCGCGCCTACATCGGGCTGGTGTTCCAGCCGCCCAACGATGCGCGGCTGCGCACACATTACTCGCGACCTGAACCCATACGCGCCATCGTGCGCCAGGACCATCCGCTGACGCACCTGCGCCGGCCCCTCTTGCTGACCGATCTGGCCGACTACCCCGGCGCGTCCATGCAGGAAGGGTTTGGCGTGCGCCAGCACATCCAGGCCGCCGAGATCAGCGAGCAGGTCCGGCTGCACAACGTGCTGACCACTTCGTCGTTCAAGGCGCTGTGGCAGTTCGCGGCCGCCGGCATCGGCTACGCGCTCACCCCGCCCATCGCCGTCACCGCCGACATGCAAGCGCAGCGGCTGGCAAGCCTGCCGCTGGCCAATCCCATCCTGAACCAGGGCAGCCTGCACGTCCTGAGCCGCGCCGGCCGCCACATCTCGCCCGCCGCGCGCGAACTGCTGGAACATATCGTGCGCGGCATCGGCGCACACGTCGCCGCGCCAACTGATACGGTCGGCTGA
- a CDS encoding DUF2970 domain-containing protein, whose translation MLGFLRTVRSVLWAFFGVRRGRGYDADIANNKPGPLIATGLLLAACLVIILVCVARWAVNAAL comes from the coding sequence ATGCTCGGTTTCCTGCGCACGGTCCGCTCCGTGCTGTGGGCCTTCTTCGGCGTACGCCGCGGCCGCGGCTACGACGCCGACATCGCCAACAACAAGCCCGGCCCTCTCATCGCCACCGGCCTGCTGCTCGCGGCCTGCCTGGTGATCATTCTGGTGTGCGTGGCCCGGTGGGCGGTGAATGCGGCGTTGTAG
- a CDS encoding nitrite/sulfite reductase, translated as MYVYDPVDQQLVEQRVAQFADQTRRFLDGQLTEDDFRVLRLQNGLYIQRHAPMLRVAIPYGLLASRQLRTLAHIARKWDRGYGHFSTRQNIQFNWPKLEDVPDILAELATVQMHAIQTSGNCIRNTTTDHFAGVAPDELVDPLIWCEIIRQWSTLHPEFAFLPRKFKIAVSGAVEDRAAVGVHDIGLQAVERDGKLGFRVWIGGGLGRTPIVGKLINPFVEWQHLLTYLQAALRVYNLHGRRDNKYKARIKILVKDLTPEVYAQQVDEEWQRIKGGPDTITQEFVDRIKARFVWPQHDAAAASDIDNTDALAAGDKRFARWLRTNVHAHKVAGYAAVTVSLKPTGVPPGDITADQMDAVADLADDFGYGELRVSHEQNLILADVRRARLHELWQKLEALNLATPNVGLLTNIIACPGGDFCALANAVSIPVAEAIQRQFDNLDYLFEIGELDLNISGCINSCGHHHVGHIGILGVDKAGEEWYQVTVGGRQNGAAKPLPDLESTHGGGAAIGRIIGPSFARHQVPGVVDRLIRTYLGLRDSDAERFIDVVDRVGIDPFKQDVYADPAFAKPTQVAEPAHV; from the coding sequence ATGTACGTGTATGACCCCGTCGATCAACAGCTTGTCGAGCAGCGTGTCGCGCAGTTTGCCGATCAGACGCGCCGCTTCCTCGACGGCCAGCTTACCGAGGACGATTTCCGCGTCCTGCGCCTGCAGAACGGCCTGTACATCCAGCGCCACGCACCCATGCTGCGCGTCGCCATTCCGTATGGCCTGCTGGCGTCGCGCCAGTTGCGCACCCTGGCGCACATCGCGCGCAAGTGGGACCGCGGCTACGGACACTTCAGCACGCGCCAGAACATCCAGTTCAACTGGCCCAAGCTGGAAGACGTGCCGGACATCCTGGCGGAGCTTGCCACGGTCCAGATGCACGCCATCCAGACCAGCGGCAACTGCATCCGCAACACCACCACCGACCACTTTGCCGGCGTCGCGCCGGACGAACTGGTCGATCCGCTGATCTGGTGCGAAATCATCCGCCAGTGGTCCACGCTGCATCCCGAATTCGCCTTCCTGCCGCGCAAGTTCAAGATCGCGGTCAGCGGCGCGGTGGAAGACCGCGCGGCCGTGGGCGTGCACGACATCGGTCTGCAGGCCGTCGAGCGCGACGGCAAGCTGGGCTTTCGCGTGTGGATCGGCGGCGGCCTGGGCCGCACGCCCATCGTCGGCAAGCTCATCAATCCGTTCGTCGAATGGCAGCACCTGCTGACCTATCTGCAGGCTGCATTGCGGGTCTACAACCTGCATGGCCGCCGCGACAACAAGTACAAGGCGCGCATCAAGATCCTGGTCAAGGACCTGACGCCCGAGGTCTACGCGCAGCAGGTCGATGAAGAGTGGCAGCGCATCAAGGGCGGCCCCGACACCATCACCCAGGAATTCGTGGACCGCATCAAGGCGCGCTTCGTCTGGCCGCAGCACGACGCGGCCGCCGCGTCCGACATCGACAACACCGACGCGCTGGCCGCCGGCGACAAGCGCTTCGCGCGCTGGCTGCGCACCAACGTGCATGCGCACAAGGTTGCCGGCTACGCGGCCGTGACCGTGTCGCTGAAACCCACCGGCGTGCCGCCGGGCGACATTACCGCCGACCAGATGGATGCGGTGGCCGACCTGGCCGACGATTTCGGCTACGGTGAACTGCGCGTGTCGCACGAACAGAACCTGATCCTGGCCGACGTGCGCCGCGCACGGCTGCACGAGCTGTGGCAAAAGCTTGAGGCCCTGAACCTCGCCACGCCCAACGTCGGTTTGCTCACCAACATCATCGCCTGTCCGGGCGGAGACTTCTGCGCGCTGGCCAACGCCGTCTCCATTCCCGTGGCCGAAGCCATCCAGCGCCAGTTCGACAACCTGGACTACCTGTTCGAAATCGGCGAGCTGGACCTGAACATCTCGGGCTGCATCAACTCCTGCGGCCATCACCACGTCGGCCACATCGGCATTCTTGGCGTCGATAAGGCGGGCGAGGAGTGGTATCAAGTCACGGTGGGCGGCCGCCAGAACGGCGCCGCCAAGCCGCTGCCCGACCTCGAATCCACGCATGGCGGCGGCGCGGCCATCGGCCGCATCATCGGCCCGTCGTTCGCGCGCCATCAGGTGCCGGGCGTGGTGGACCGACTGATCCGCACGTATCTGGGCCTGCGCGACAGCGACGCCGAACGCTTCATCGACGTGGTCGACCGCGTCGGCATCGATCCCTTCAAGCAGGACGTGTACGCGGACCCTGCCTTCGCCAAACCCACGCAAGTCGCGGAGCCCGCCCATGTCTGA
- a CDS encoding DUF934 domain-containing protein, producing MSEIYAHDAPGPHLIRNGKLEADTSRPFVPEPEVPAEGQVPSDEPGWIVPLSVWKTSRATLRRHKHPVAVLLNPDADLTDLADADGVLHPESIAFIAVDFPVYTDGRGYSLAQLLRTRYEWQGELRAVGDVMIDTIHYQARVGFDSFLVKPGHDPHKALDAFKTFTVHYQKTYRVPTPAAA from the coding sequence ATGTCTGAGATCTACGCCCACGACGCCCCCGGGCCCCATCTCATCCGCAACGGCAAACTGGAGGCCGATACGTCGCGCCCCTTCGTGCCCGAACCCGAAGTGCCCGCCGAAGGCCAGGTGCCGTCGGACGAACCCGGCTGGATCGTGCCGTTGTCCGTCTGGAAGACTTCTCGCGCCACGCTGCGCCGCCACAAGCACCCCGTGGCCGTGCTGCTGAACCCCGATGCCGACCTGACGGATCTGGCGGATGCCGACGGCGTGCTGCATCCCGAAAGCATCGCGTTCATTGCCGTGGACTTTCCGGTGTACACCGATGGCCGCGGCTATTCGCTGGCCCAGCTGCTGCGCACGCGCTACGAATGGCAAGGCGAGCTGCGCGCGGTTGGCGACGTGATGATCGACACCATCCACTACCAGGCGCGCGTGGGGTTTGACAGCTTCCTCGTCAAGCCGGGACACGATCCCCACAAGGCGCTGGACGCCTTCAAGACGTTCACGGTGCACTACCAGAAGACGTACCGCGTGCCGACGCCGGCCGCGGCCTGA